From the Oleiphilus messinensis genome, one window contains:
- a CDS encoding patatin-like phospholipase family protein, with protein MGGALNVYAGAEALQHIRNQGLVADDIAMVLGASSGPKWLVLHGIDQYLLGDFFQARKKPLHLLGTSAGAWRMACYAQQDAIAAHNRLTEAYLGQRYAKRPTMSEIQATCRDMVEQFIGTQGAQEILDHPYARMHLITTQCHGATRVPHRYSQALVYLITALLNALHRKTLNLQFTRVVVHHPQSKPPLKTTPDIRTRHHPLTAEKLLDSVLSTGCIPVIIEGVKDVAGPGIFQDGGITDYGFDLPFLPDDGFVLYPHFAQRPVPGWFDKSLSWRKPKHTHYSKTILVVPSPEFIARLPYGKIPDRKDFSNMDDNTRIKYWKTVIAETQRFGDELATLNWQERVRPLPW; from the coding sequence ATGGGTGGGGCATTAAATGTATACGCCGGTGCTGAAGCACTGCAGCACATTCGGAACCAGGGGTTAGTAGCTGATGACATCGCAATGGTACTTGGCGCATCTAGTGGCCCTAAGTGGTTGGTGCTCCATGGCATTGACCAGTACCTTCTCGGCGATTTCTTTCAAGCTCGGAAAAAACCGTTACACCTGCTAGGGACATCTGCTGGTGCCTGGCGTATGGCATGCTACGCGCAACAAGACGCAATTGCTGCCCACAACCGGCTCACAGAAGCCTATCTGGGGCAACGTTACGCAAAACGCCCTACCATGTCGGAAATACAAGCAACCTGTCGCGATATGGTGGAACAGTTTATCGGTACGCAGGGCGCGCAGGAGATTCTCGATCACCCCTACGCACGCATGCATTTGATTACGACGCAGTGCCACGGCGCAACACGGGTTCCCCACCGATACAGCCAGGCCCTGGTTTACCTGATTACTGCATTGTTAAATGCGTTACATCGAAAAACGCTCAACCTGCAATTCACTCGCGTCGTCGTGCATCATCCCCAAAGCAAACCACCCCTTAAAACCACACCGGATATACGCACCCGGCATCATCCCCTGACCGCAGAAAAACTGCTGGACTCGGTACTTTCAACCGGATGTATCCCGGTCATCATTGAAGGGGTGAAAGATGTCGCCGGTCCTGGTATTTTTCAGGATGGTGGCATCACCGACTATGGCTTTGATCTCCCCTTCCTGCCAGATGACGGCTTTGTCCTCTACCCTCACTTTGCCCAACGACCGGTACCGGGGTGGTTCGACAAATCCCTCTCCTGGCGCAAACCCAAACACACGCACTACAGCAAAACCATTCTGGTCGTCCCCTCCCCGGAATTCATCGCCCGCCTGCCCTACGGCAAAATTCCAGACCGCAAAGACTTTTCGAATATGGACGACAACACACGCATCAAATACTGGAAAACAGTCATCGCCGAAACACAACGATTCGGGGACGAACTGGCAACGTTAAACTGGCAGGAACGAGTTCGGCCACTTCCGTGGTGA
- a CDS encoding MmcQ/YjbR family DNA-binding protein, whose translation MDYVQAKEYCLNKPAAREDHPFGPEVTVFKVKEKMFGTLSENEGVGQMNLKCDPQQALMLRDIFESVMPGYHMNKKHWNTVILDGSIPIGELQRMIDHSYTLVVKGLKKTERQALELRFPAKELYLD comes from the coding sequence ATGGATTACGTACAAGCAAAAGAATATTGCCTGAATAAACCCGCAGCCCGGGAAGATCATCCTTTTGGACCGGAGGTTACGGTTTTCAAGGTGAAAGAGAAGATGTTTGGCACCCTTTCCGAGAATGAGGGGGTTGGCCAGATGAATTTGAAATGTGATCCGCAACAGGCTCTGATGTTACGGGATATTTTTGAATCGGTTATGCCGGGATACCACATGAATAAAAAACACTGGAACACAGTGATTCTGGATGGCTCAATTCCTATAGGCGAGTTACAACGGATGATCGACCACTCCTATACTCTGGTCGTAAAAGGCTTGAAAAAAACGGAACGCCAGGCACTGGAGTTGAGGTTTCCGGCAAAAGAGCTCTACCTGGATTAG
- a CDS encoding Nif11-like leader peptide family natural product precursor, with protein sequence MSVDNIKAFSLKAKATPEVAEELKACQKLKELFALARDNGFQFTEDDLYPPNEPQFTEDQLSERLVKALLRA encoded by the coding sequence ATGTCTGTCGATAACATAAAAGCATTTTCACTAAAAGCTAAAGCGACACCCGAGGTTGCGGAGGAGCTGAAAGCCTGCCAAAAGTTAAAGGAGTTGTTTGCTTTGGCGAGAGACAATGGCTTTCAATTTACAGAAGATGATTTATACCCACCAAACGAACCCCAATTTACTGAGGATCAACTGTCCGAGCGGCTGGTAAAAGCACTGTTGAGGGCTTGA
- a CDS encoding DUF445 family protein, with the protein MTIRASIKRFFNAMLNLRHFELSNIDFNQIDVWVRRGLISSAALFGILQYVYPQIELLHAIFIVSMAGIVGYFTNYMAIKMLFQPKQGQVLGWRGLVPKNKEQIARSLAESVQTQLLSPDIILDYIKQNDLITKGIDGLTVWLDDNLQNPTVRKAITERVVDILKSQGPELVSKAFDLSEDSLKKLAERPAVMEQVWQWARDSLVSHLNDTENRKQLAVLLRRLFLTELPELAHALDDALEEYLKRKHAVGTLGLSVKRIASFNEAAIEDLLLRFVSDPDTLDQLMGMMDVAIERLRTKLESDETRQLVLDNVEAWITWSTDKARDGLLPDIITRLEAFLDEKDNWQYIDRFCIDSMTWGKNRLLGFVQSDSGQRYFKQQISALIHKLNVTHLVEKQVMGLDTDELEKLILDNTGGNLVAIQVLGGALGVIAGLVQVHIAFALPVAGLIGIVWIGAWRNRRRFQ; encoded by the coding sequence ATGACTATACGCGCCTCTATCAAACGCTTTTTCAATGCGATGCTTAACTTGCGCCACTTTGAGCTCAGCAATATCGACTTTAACCAAATCGATGTTTGGGTTCGCCGGGGTCTGATATCGTCTGCTGCGCTGTTTGGCATACTGCAATACGTTTACCCCCAAATCGAACTGCTGCATGCCATATTTATCGTTAGCATGGCCGGCATTGTGGGCTACTTTACCAACTACATGGCGATCAAAATGCTATTCCAGCCAAAGCAGGGTCAGGTATTGGGCTGGCGGGGACTGGTGCCGAAAAACAAGGAGCAGATTGCCCGAAGCCTTGCAGAAAGCGTGCAGACTCAGCTGCTTTCACCGGATATTATTCTGGACTATATCAAACAAAATGATTTGATCACGAAAGGGATAGATGGCTTAACCGTATGGCTTGATGACAACCTGCAAAATCCGACGGTTCGCAAAGCGATTACCGAGCGCGTTGTGGACATTTTAAAAAGCCAGGGGCCCGAACTGGTGTCCAAGGCATTTGATCTATCGGAAGACTCACTGAAGAAACTTGCAGAGCGACCTGCGGTCATGGAACAGGTCTGGCAGTGGGCCCGGGACAGTTTAGTCTCCCACCTGAATGACACGGAAAACCGAAAACAATTGGCCGTGCTGCTGAGACGTTTGTTCCTGACGGAATTGCCCGAGCTGGCGCATGCTCTGGATGACGCTCTGGAAGAATACCTGAAACGCAAACATGCCGTGGGTACGTTAGGCTTGAGCGTCAAGCGAATTGCCTCGTTCAATGAAGCTGCCATTGAGGATCTCCTGCTGCGTTTTGTGAGTGATCCGGATACTTTAGATCAGCTTATGGGTATGATGGATGTGGCAATTGAGCGTTTACGCACAAAACTTGAAAGCGACGAGACCCGCCAATTGGTACTTGATAACGTCGAAGCCTGGATCACCTGGAGTACCGACAAAGCCCGTGATGGTTTGCTACCGGATATTATAACCCGCCTCGAAGCCTTTCTGGACGAAAAAGATAACTGGCAGTACATCGACCGCTTCTGCATCGATTCCATGACTTGGGGAAAAAACCGCCTGCTTGGATTCGTGCAGTCCGATTCAGGACAACGTTATTTCAAGCAACAGATTTCAGCCCTCATCCACAAACTTAATGTCACCCATTTAGTGGAAAAACAGGTCATGGGGCTGGATACCGATGAGCTGGAAAAACTCATCCTGGACAACACCGGTGGTAATCTGGTTGCGATACAAGTTCTCGGGGGCGCACTGGGTGTGATAGCCGGTTTAGTTCAGGTGCATATTGCCTTTGCTTTGCCCGTTGCGGGCCTGATTGGAATTGTCTGGATCGGCGCGTGGCGTAATCGGCGCAGGTTTCAATAA
- a CDS encoding TonB-dependent receptor, whose protein sequence is MAFSVATTTAVADEVENVPQEELIITASRTNTPVTAIPNTVKVIDRDALEKQLAVSTSLLDGLSFSVPALTPAHQKLSSNGVTLRGRTPLYMTDSIPQSTPLRNGQRSAFTIDPAFIDRVEVIHGANAIQGVGATGGVINYVTIDAPENGEWLKKVSVELTTDDFERDGYHYKAAGVIGKSFTNTDFVLGTTYQLEDLYYDAEGRAIAPDPIQGDLMDSEAVSVFTKLGWYISDTQRVELLGNYFDLNGDGDYRVVPGDVARGKPATAEAGEIDGDPTYNDASNLSLTYTHDDVYQGQLTLQTFYYDFYALYGGGTFGSFQDEQIAPAGELFDQSALSSEKYGAKITYVRDNTFWEGLQITTGLDYLNDTTQQELVQTGRTWVPEMTYSGWAPFLQLSQRLMSNRVHISAGIRYENVELDVPDFTTIAGANNTFVKGSTPSFEELLGNVGVVFNITDQLTAFASYSEGFEMPDAGLILRAVNTPDLTVDDLVDLQPIIADNTEIGLNYHYQGLDLSLNYFWSDSDFGSRIQVVDGVGHITRQKTEIEGLEISANYHFDNGISTGAAYSKLEGRYDSDSDGSIDKDLDGRNIAPDRVNLFVEGPVLANLSARLQYSILLDREFDGGQPQHDFDGYQLADAVLSYQTDTFGDFTLGIENLLDEQYITYFSQTLTYVNNTTYFAGRGRTVTVKWDYAL, encoded by the coding sequence ATGGCATTCTCAGTGGCCACGACCACAGCCGTTGCAGATGAAGTGGAGAATGTCCCGCAGGAAGAGTTGATAATCACGGCAAGCCGGACTAATACCCCTGTGACGGCAATTCCGAATACCGTAAAAGTCATTGATCGGGATGCGCTGGAAAAACAACTGGCAGTAAGCACCAGCTTGCTGGATGGCCTGAGTTTTTCGGTGCCCGCACTCACCCCCGCACACCAGAAATTAAGCAGCAACGGCGTCACTTTACGAGGCCGTACACCGCTCTATATGACCGACAGTATTCCGCAATCCACTCCCCTTCGGAACGGTCAACGCAGCGCATTCACCATTGACCCGGCTTTCATTGACCGAGTTGAAGTCATTCACGGCGCGAATGCCATACAGGGCGTTGGCGCCACCGGTGGCGTAATTAACTATGTCACCATTGATGCCCCGGAAAACGGCGAGTGGCTAAAAAAAGTGAGTGTTGAACTCACTACCGATGACTTCGAACGCGATGGCTATCACTACAAAGCAGCCGGAGTCATCGGCAAGTCATTCACGAATACCGATTTTGTTCTGGGTACAACTTATCAACTCGAAGACCTCTACTATGATGCAGAGGGCCGCGCCATTGCACCGGATCCGATACAGGGTGACTTGATGGACAGTGAAGCGGTGAGCGTTTTCACCAAGTTGGGCTGGTACATCAGCGATACCCAACGAGTAGAATTACTCGGCAACTACTTTGACCTGAATGGTGACGGAGATTATCGTGTGGTTCCGGGCGATGTGGCACGGGGTAAACCCGCGACGGCCGAAGCGGGCGAGATTGACGGCGACCCAACCTACAATGACGCCAGCAATCTATCCCTCACTTACACACACGACGATGTCTATCAGGGCCAACTCACCCTGCAAACATTCTACTACGACTTTTACGCACTCTACGGTGGTGGAACCTTTGGCTCGTTTCAAGATGAACAAATCGCGCCGGCTGGCGAACTTTTCGATCAGTCCGCACTGAGCTCCGAAAAATACGGTGCCAAAATCACCTACGTCCGCGACAATACCTTTTGGGAAGGTCTTCAGATTACCACAGGTCTGGACTATCTGAACGACACAACACAGCAGGAACTGGTTCAAACGGGAAGAACCTGGGTACCTGAAATGACCTACAGTGGCTGGGCGCCCTTTTTACAATTGTCACAACGTTTGATGTCTAACCGCGTACACATCTCTGCAGGTATCCGCTATGAAAATGTTGAACTGGATGTGCCAGACTTCACCACTATTGCCGGTGCGAACAATACCTTTGTAAAGGGCAGCACACCGAGTTTTGAAGAGCTGCTGGGCAATGTGGGTGTCGTTTTCAACATCACGGACCAACTTACCGCATTCGCCTCCTACTCTGAAGGCTTTGAGATGCCGGATGCCGGTCTGATTTTGCGCGCGGTCAATACCCCTGATCTCACCGTTGATGATCTGGTCGATCTTCAGCCCATTATTGCCGACAACACTGAAATCGGCCTGAATTACCACTACCAGGGTCTTGATCTCTCTCTCAACTATTTCTGGTCTGATTCCGACTTCGGTTCACGGATTCAGGTCGTCGACGGGGTTGGCCACATTACCCGTCAAAAAACAGAAATCGAAGGACTGGAAATCAGTGCCAACTATCACTTTGACAACGGCATCTCGACCGGAGCAGCATATAGCAAACTGGAAGGCCGCTACGACAGTGACTCCGATGGCAGCATTGACAAAGATCTTGATGGCCGGAATATCGCACCAGACCGGGTAAACCTTTTCGTGGAAGGACCCGTTCTGGCAAACCTGAGCGCGCGATTGCAGTACTCTATTTTACTAGACCGTGAGTTTGATGGCGGACAACCCCAGCATGATTTTGACGGCTACCAGTTAGCCGATGCCGTTTTGTCTTATCAAACAGACACTTTCGGCGACTTTACCCTGGGAATCGAAAACCTGCTGGACGAACAATACATTACCTATTTTTCGCAAACCCTCACCTACGTCAACAACACCACTTACTTCGCCGGTCGTGGCCGAACGGTTACGGTGAAATGGGATTACGCGCTCTAA
- a CDS encoding PepSY-associated TM helix domain-containing protein, with protein MLRILFTGHKYAGLMLGLLLSLTGLSGSILVFDHALDELLTPELYGIGDPQTASLQKALEAAHNAVPEGAVATRIDLARQPGSPHTIKFTAPAPENSRLEVSTDPGTAEVLVIREWGHYPLTWIYRFHYTLLSGKTGKTVVGVFGFVLLFFCISGIVLWWPRKNRRAKKDLRSGNEHWKRALTISHKFGPVRFVRDLHRVIGVLATPILMVCALTGIAMVFSGPVKTIVGTFTTIHDQPDYQVVPDGQHLPLDPLMRDIQKQWPDAQIKRIFLPKDRNDSLRINVNFAGESWTNHAASSIWVDPYRGEILGVRDARRLPAGDTILSWVFPLHNADALGMTARGLWLVTGTIPALLFISGIYLWMKKRNRLLRKAIRET; from the coding sequence ATGCTAAGAATACTTTTTACCGGACATAAGTATGCCGGGCTAATGCTTGGCCTGCTGCTTAGCCTTACAGGGCTGAGCGGCAGCATCCTGGTTTTTGACCATGCTCTGGATGAACTGCTTACACCCGAACTGTACGGAATAGGCGACCCGCAGACGGCCAGTCTTCAAAAAGCACTGGAAGCCGCACACAATGCTGTCCCTGAGGGGGCAGTCGCCACCCGGATTGATCTGGCACGACAACCCGGATCACCCCATACGATTAAATTCACGGCGCCAGCACCGGAAAACAGCCGACTTGAGGTCAGCACTGATCCAGGTACGGCAGAAGTGCTGGTGATACGAGAGTGGGGACACTATCCTCTTACTTGGATATATCGGTTTCACTATACGTTGTTGAGCGGAAAAACAGGAAAAACCGTCGTCGGTGTTTTTGGCTTTGTTTTGCTGTTCTTTTGCATTAGCGGGATTGTACTCTGGTGGCCAAGAAAAAACCGGAGAGCAAAAAAAGATCTGAGGTCCGGCAACGAGCACTGGAAACGAGCCCTGACGATTAGCCATAAGTTCGGCCCAGTTCGTTTTGTTCGTGACTTACACCGGGTTATCGGAGTTCTGGCAACCCCCATACTCATGGTGTGTGCACTCACCGGCATCGCCATGGTCTTTTCCGGCCCGGTCAAAACCATAGTTGGCACCTTTACCACAATCCATGACCAGCCCGATTACCAAGTAGTACCTGACGGACAGCACTTGCCTCTTGATCCACTAATGCGGGACATTCAAAAGCAATGGCCTGATGCACAGATAAAACGAATATTTCTTCCCAAGGATCGCAATGACAGCCTAAGAATTAATGTCAACTTCGCAGGAGAAAGCTGGACCAATCACGCTGCCAGCTCAATTTGGGTCGACCCGTATCGGGGTGAAATACTCGGTGTACGCGATGCCCGGCGACTTCCGGCAGGTGACACCATATTGTCTTGGGTCTTTCCACTGCACAATGCAGATGCACTTGGGATGACGGCACGCGGGTTGTGGCTCGTCACGGGCACCATTCCAGCCTTGCTATTTATCTCGGGCATTTATCTCTGGATGAAGAAACGAAATCGCCTGTTACGGAAAGCTATTCGCGAAACATAA
- a CDS encoding AraC family transcriptional regulator produces the protein MREPTIPGRYLLQAFASGFLREDSENRMQVFLQTKGLSLESLQEPDFRFPLKWLNELVPKNNAISRPVLAYQFGDMVRLTSQGNLSLVFMTSPNIRESLESSRFIALQSNVVSILFRESESAGYLFIDISSGSRFLDQIILFYCFAAIRRLMIAVTGLNPVCNMRVTFEKPVDFDLIVPDVRGHWSFSQPTNCLIVEKSFLDSRSLFADPIEYIVAKRACEKELATLNETRSISDMVCKLMVHDGIWEQAKAAEYLHVSKSTLKRRLAQQGVSYSALLTEVRKKQAAQLLTASDASVQVIAAQLGYRDQSNFSHAFKKWFNLSPSEFIHDHRKGDGS, from the coding sequence GTGCGAGAACCAACAATTCCTGGTCGTTACTTGTTACAGGCTTTTGCTTCCGGTTTTCTACGTGAAGACAGTGAAAACAGGATGCAGGTCTTTCTGCAAACCAAGGGCTTATCCTTGGAAAGCCTGCAAGAACCGGATTTTCGCTTCCCGCTAAAGTGGCTGAATGAGCTTGTTCCCAAAAACAACGCGATTTCCCGACCCGTCTTGGCCTATCAGTTTGGCGATATGGTTCGGCTGACATCTCAAGGCAACTTGAGTTTAGTGTTCATGACCTCGCCCAATATTCGTGAATCTTTGGAGTCGTCCAGATTTATTGCGTTGCAGAGTAATGTGGTGTCTATTCTGTTTAGGGAATCGGAGTCTGCGGGTTATTTGTTCATCGACATCTCCAGCGGCAGCCGCTTTCTGGATCAAATTATTCTGTTTTACTGCTTTGCGGCCATACGGCGTTTGATGATTGCTGTGACGGGCCTGAATCCTGTTTGTAATATGAGGGTAACCTTCGAAAAACCAGTTGATTTTGACCTGATTGTCCCTGATGTTCGGGGCCATTGGTCGTTTAGCCAGCCAACTAATTGCCTCATTGTCGAGAAGTCTTTCCTGGATTCTCGAAGCCTGTTTGCCGACCCAATAGAGTACATCGTGGCGAAAAGGGCCTGCGAAAAAGAGCTCGCGACGCTCAACGAAACCCGTTCAATTTCGGATATGGTTTGCAAGCTGATGGTGCATGACGGGATTTGGGAGCAAGCCAAGGCTGCTGAATACCTCCACGTATCGAAGAGCACCCTTAAACGTCGATTGGCTCAGCAGGGGGTCAGTTACTCCGCGCTGCTAACGGAGGTGCGCAAAAAACAGGCTGCACAGCTTTTGACTGCGTCGGATGCCAGTGTACAGGTGATTGCCGCGCAATTGGGATATCGAGATCAGAGTAACTTCTCCCACGCGTTTAAAAAGTGGTTTAACCTTTCCCCGAGTGAATTTATTCACGATCATCGTAAGGGGGATGGAAGTTAA
- a CDS encoding metal-dependent hydrolase: protein MKAQEKIQQRPRLTGASVGIPPRHLNFKMPDNKTKYLVTNNATATMFLVMLSAFFPPGERFFVESVRHFRSRAKDPALKAAIAGFIGQEAIHSREHERLNKFLTERGFDTTFPEKAVAGGLWLLEKLSPRQKLACTTVMEHFTALLSEALLEDEALASLFDPEFLSIWQWHALEELEHKAVAYDLQELVGNDKKLRLQASYFVAGALLPPVMISWLYLIAREGKLTDRKDLSTGLQLLLGKQGIVRRIIPKLPIYAARRFHPNKHDTTKLENTWREKLFGDQGSLLSSWRNQPEVDI from the coding sequence ATGAAGGCGCAGGAAAAAATACAACAACGCCCACGTTTAACCGGCGCATCGGTCGGAATCCCGCCGCGACATCTAAATTTCAAGATGCCGGATAACAAGACAAAATACCTTGTCACGAACAATGCAACGGCAACGATGTTTCTAGTCATGCTTTCGGCCTTTTTCCCTCCCGGTGAGCGCTTCTTCGTCGAGTCTGTGCGTCACTTCCGATCAAGAGCCAAGGACCCTGCACTTAAAGCAGCCATAGCGGGTTTTATCGGTCAGGAAGCGATACACAGCCGGGAACATGAGCGCCTCAATAAATTCCTGACTGAGCGAGGGTTTGATACGACGTTTCCCGAGAAAGCCGTTGCAGGTGGGCTGTGGTTACTGGAAAAGCTCTCCCCTCGACAAAAGCTGGCCTGTACCACTGTAATGGAACACTTTACCGCCCTGCTTTCGGAAGCACTCCTGGAAGACGAAGCCCTCGCAAGTCTATTTGATCCGGAGTTTCTGAGCATCTGGCAATGGCATGCACTGGAAGAACTGGAACACAAAGCAGTCGCCTATGATCTTCAGGAGCTCGTTGGGAATGACAAAAAATTGCGCCTGCAAGCATCCTACTTTGTCGCTGGAGCCTTACTCCCGCCAGTCATGATCAGTTGGCTGTATTTGATTGCACGAGAAGGGAAACTCACGGACAGGAAAGATCTCAGTACCGGGTTACAATTGCTTTTAGGAAAACAAGGCATCGTACGCCGGATCATACCTAAACTTCCGATCTACGCTGCACGGCGTTTTCACCCGAATAAACATGATACTACGAAACTGGAAAATACCTGGCGGGAAAAGCTATTTGGAGATCAAGGCTCGCTTTTATCGAGTTGGCGAAATCAACCCGAAGTAGATATTTAA